A genomic stretch from Lathyrus oleraceus cultivar Zhongwan6 chromosome 2, CAAS_Psat_ZW6_1.0, whole genome shotgun sequence includes:
- the LOC127123084 gene encoding uncharacterized protein LOC127123084 has protein sequence MAANIQKLEEDAERRHSEYLHHRNTDLGCLERVEAHLGTLKIDSAISGGSNSHTTPPPFQVRNVKLDFPRFDGNDVLHWIFKAEQFFEFYSTPDTQRLTIAAVHMDKDVVPWFQMRARDNPFQSWIGLTRALELEFGPSPYDLPRSPLFKLTQTDTVNSYYLQFTALANRSEGLSSDAILDCFISGLRPEIKPDVLAQSPRTLSRACALAKLFEEKYPTRPKPFQAAPITRPLSSFPNNQNRNPTSTINQNPLPPLLPTPNLKPRPQLSRTPSVKNISPAEMQLRRDKGLCFTCDEKFSFSHRCPNRQYLLLQADDEDIVTSEEGLLDSPVDATDEETQNTQDHHLSFNALNGSAGVGTLRFLGHIQGKPVQVLIDSGSSDNFLQPHIAKFLQLPVEHASQFKVLVGNGQSLEVAGFVNNLQVSIQGHTITLPVYLLPLTGADLVLGAPWLATLGPHIADYRAMSIKFHLDNTFITLHGEQTRTPSQAHYHHIKRLSTTKSIAECFSLHFISTQSVVTPNLEIPMDLDHELRTLLLKYSMVFNPPTGLPPKRIQDHAIPLVKGSNPVKVKPYRYAHSQKSMIEKMVMEMLQQGIIQPSSSPFSSSVLLVKKKDGSWRFCTDYRALNAITIKDSFPIPTLDELLDELFGATYFSKLDLLSGYHQILVRHEDCHKTAFRTHQGL, from the coding sequence ATGGCCGCTAACATACAGAAGCTCGAAGAGGATGCCGAGCGACGCCACTCTGAATACCTCCATCATCGAAACACAGATTTGGGTTGTTTGGAACGCGTTGAGGCTCATCTGGGTACACTCAAAATTGATTCAGCCATCTCAGGTGGGTCGAACTCACACACGACACCGCCACCATTTCAGGTTCGAAACGTGAAGCTTGATTTTCCGCGTTTTGATGGAAATGATGTGCTCCATTGGATCTTCAAAGCAGAGCAGTTCTTTGAGTTTTATTCAACACCAGATACGCAGCGTTTGACCATCGCCGCTGTTCACATGGACAAGGATGTTGTTCCCTGGTTTCAAATGCGAGCACGCGACAATCCCTTTCAGTCATGGATTGGCCTTACCAGAGCCCTGGAACTTGAATTCGGACCTTCACCTTACGATTTACCCCGCAGCCCCCTCTTCAAACTCACCCAAACAGACACTGTTAACTCCTACTACCTGCAATTCACCGCTCTTGCTAATCGATCTGAAGGGTTAAGCTCCGATGCTATTCTGGATTGTTTCATTAGCGGACTCCGACCCGAAATCAAACCTGACGTGTTGGCCCAATCCCCCCGTACCCTTTCCAGAGCCTGTGccttggccaagttgtttgaaGAAAAATACCCGACCCGGCCCAAACCCTTCCAAGCAGCTCCAATAACCCGACCCCTCTCTTCTTTCCCCAATAACCAAAATCGTAACCCAACTTCAACGATAAACCAAAACCCATTACCACCTCTTCTTCCCACCCCCAACCTTAAACCCAGACCACAACTGTCGCGTACACCATCCGTCAAGAATATCTCGCCGGCAGAAATGCAGTTGCGCCGGGACAAGGGCCTTTGCTTCACTTGTGACGAGAAGTTTTCCTTCTCTCACCGTTGTCCGAATCGTCAGTACCTTCTATTGCAAGCCGATGATGAAGATATTGTAACATCCGAGGAAGGTTTGTTGGATTCTCCTGTGGACGCCACTGACGAAGAGACTCAAAACACTCAGGACCACCATCTCTCCTTCAATGCCCTTAATGGCTCCGCGGGAGTGGGGACTCTCCGATTCTTGGGTCACATTCAAGGGAAACCGGTCCAAGTTCTTATAGATAGTGGCAGCTCGGATAACTTCCTCCAACCACACATTGCAAAGTTCTTACAACTTCCTGTTGAGCATGCTTCTCAATTCAAAGTGTTGGTAGGAAACGGGCAATCCTTAGAAGTAGCTGGTTTTGTCAACAACCTTCAGGTATCAATTCAGGGTCACACAATTACATTACCTGTCTATTTACTACCCCTAACTGGTGCAGATTTGGTCCTAGGGGCACCATGGCTTGCCACACTAGGTCCTCATATCGCCGATTATCGTGCTATGTCTATTAAGTTCCACCTAGACAACACCTTTATTACTTTGCACGGTGAACAAACCAGGACTCCTTCTCAGGCCCACTATCATCACATTAAAAGATTGTCCACTACTAAATCTATTGCTGAGTGTTTTTCCCTCCACTTTATCAGTACACAGAGTGTTGTCACTCCTAATTTGGAGATACCGATGGACCTCGACCATGAATTGCGTACACTGCTCCTGAAATATAGTATGGTTTTTAACCCTCCTACTGGCCTTCCACCTAAAAGGATTCAGGACCATGCCATTCCCCTTGTTAAAGGAAGTAACCCTGTCAAGGTTAAACCGTACCGCTATGCTCATAGTCAAAAATCAATGATTGAGAAAATGGTCATGGAAATGTTACAACAGGGTATTATACAGCCAAGTTCTAGCCCATTTTCATCATCGGTATTATTGGTCAAAAAGAAGGACGGATCATGGCGATTTTGTACCGACTATAGGGCTCTAAATGCTATCACTATAAAGGACAGTTTCCCTATTCCTACCTTGGATGAATTGCTTGATGAGTTGTTCGGTGCTACTTACTTTTCCAAACTAGATTTGTTGTCCGGTTACCATCAAATCTTGGTTAGGCATGAAGATTGTCACAAGACTGCCTTTCGAACTCACCAAGGGTTGTAA